From a single Brassica napus cultivar Da-Ae chromosome C9, Da-Ae, whole genome shotgun sequence genomic region:
- the LOC106392220 gene encoding calmodulin-binding receptor-like cytoplasmic kinase 3, translating to MGGNDWSFTRLAFTALLMLLHPKETSSFVGSTVCQSDHFTYKKVYQRGSSFAINGNPVDRIHFCEAMLIHKAKGCVLGDSFRDLCYLLGGRRFLEEKHVEDSENNEAEFENRHVKVSLAASGFLLFCCAICCPCFHKERKANSHEVLPKESNSVHQVSSFEMSPSSDKIPPSPFRAPPSPSRVPQSPSRYAMSPRPSRMGPLSLTMSQIQTATNNFSDDNQIGEGGFGIVYKGILDDRQVVAIKRAKKEHFENLRKEFKSEVDLLSKIGHRNLVKLLGYVDKGDERLIITEYVRNGTLRDHLDGTRGSTLSFNQRLEIVIDVCHGLTYLHSYAERQIIHRDIKSSNILLTDTMRAKVADFGFARGGPSDSNQTHILTQVKGTVGYLDPEYMRTYQLTAKSDVYSFGILLVEILTGRRPVEAKKPHDERITVRWAFDKYNEGKVLELVDPKARERVDEKILKKMFSLAFQCAAPTRKERPDMEAVGKQLWAIRSTYLRRSVEQK from the exons ATGGGTGGAAATGATTGGAGCTTCACAAGATTGGCGTTCACTGCTTTGTTAATGTTATTGCATCCCAAGGAAACTTCATCCTTTGTGGGCTCAACTGTTTGTCAATCTGATCATTTTACCTACAAAAAGGTTTATCAACGAGGGAGTTCATTCGCCATAAACGGGAATCCAGTGGACAGAATCCACTTTTGCGAAGCCATGCTGATTCACAAAGCCAAAGGTTGTGTCCTTGGGGACTCTTTTAGAGACCTCTGCTATCTACTAG GAGGGAGAAGGTTTCTGGAAGAAAAACATGTAGAAGATTCTGAAAACAATGAGGCTGAATTTGAAAATCGCCATGTGAAAGTCAGCTTGGCAGCAAGCGGGTTTCTTCTCTTCTGCTGTGCGATTTGTTGTCCTTGCTTCCATAAGGAGAGGAAAGCAAATAGTCACGAAGTACTACCCAAGGAATCTAACTCAG TGCACCAAGTTTCCTCGTTTGAAATGAGCCCTTCTTCTGATAAGATTCCCCCAAGTCCATTCCGGGCACCACCAAGTCCGTCCCGGGTACCTCAAAGCCCATCTAGATATGCTATGTCCCCAAGACCTAGCAGGATGGGACCCTTGAGTCTGACCATGAGTCAAATTCAGACAGCAACTAACAATTTCTCAGACGACAATCAGATTGGTGAAGGAGGGTTTGGGATAGTCTATAAGGGCATTTTAGATGATCGCCAGGTGGTTGCCATTAAACGAGCAAAAAAG GAACACTTTGAGAATCTGCGAAAGGAATTCAAAAGTGAAGTTGATCTTTTGTCGAAAATAGGCCATCGGAACCTAGTGAAGCTTCTTGGTTATGTAGACAAAGGAGACGAGCGACTTATCATAACCGAGTATGTCCGAAATGGTACACTCCGGGATCACTTGGATG GTACTCGTGGAAGCACTCTCAGTTTCAATCAGAGGTTGGAGATCGTGATTGATGTTTGCCATGGATTGACTTATCTCCATTCTTATGCAG AAAGACAGATAATACACCGTGACATAAAATCATCAAACATTCTCCTCACGGATACAATGAGAGCCAAAGTGGCAGACTTTGGGTTTGCAAGAGGCGGTCCGTCTGACTCTAACCAGACCCACATTTTGACCCAAGTGAAAGGAACAGTTGGTTATCTTGATCCTGAGTACATGAGGACTTACCAGCTTACCGCCAAAAGCGATGTTTACTCGTTCGGGATTTTGCTTGTGGAGATACTCACAGGCCGTCGCCCAGTGGAGGCCAAGAAGCCTCATGATGAGAGGATTACGGTTCGTTGG GCATTTGACAAGTACAATGAAGGCAAAGTGCTTGAACTGGTGGATCCAAAGGCCAGGGAGCGAGTAGACGAAAAGATACTAAAGAAGATGTTCAGTTTGGCTTTTCAATGTGCTGCTCCGACACGAAAAGAGCGACCGGACATGGAAGCTGTTGGGAAGCAGCTTTGGGCCATAAGATCCACTTATCTTAGGCGATCAGtggaacaaaaataa
- the LOC106392218 gene encoding monogalactosyldiacylglycerol synthase 3, chloroplastic has protein sequence MMKVASPRAQDDSITQKVFRRVYSNFSFSTVDDDYNHNRRRSRSGDYGKESLRKRGFEDKEQVMEMEQMGAERIKTVLILMSDTGGGHRASAEAIRDAFNIEFGDDYRIIIKDVWKEYTGWPLNDMERQYKFMVKHVGLWSVAFHGTSPKWIHRSYLSALAAYYAKEIEAGLMEYKPDIIISVHPLMQHIPLWVMKRQGLQKKVIFVTVITDLNTCHRTWFHHGVSRCYCPSKEVAKRALVDGLGDSQIRVFGLPVRPSFPRTIICKDDLRKELEIDSNLPAVLLMGGGEGMGPVQKTAQALGDSLYDSKERKPIGQLIVICGRNKTLASALASHEWKIPIKIRGFETQMEKWMGACDCIITKAGPGTIAEALICGLPIILNDYIPGQEKGNVPYVVDNGAGIFTRSPKETAKTVAGWFSSKKNELYKMSEDALKLAQPEAVFDIVKDIHHLSQQQQQRIQLYNDYSY, from the exons ATGATGAAAGTGGCTTCGCCTCGTGCACAGGATGATTCAATCACGCAGAAAGTTTTTAGGCGAGTCTACAGCAATTTTAGTTTCTCGACGGTCGACGATGACTACAACCATAATCGTCGGAGATCAAGATCGGGTGATTACGGGAAGGAGAGTTTGAGGAAGAGAGGGTTTGAAGATAAAGAACAAGTTATGGAGATGGAGCAGATGGGAGCTGAGAGGATCAAAACTGTTCTTATTCTGATGAGTGATACCGGCGGTGGCCACCGTGCATCCGCTGAGGCTATACGTGACGCCTTCAATATCGAATTCGGAGATGACTACCgg ATAATCATAAAAGACGTTTGGAAGGAATACACAGGATGGCCACTGAACGACATGGAGAGACAGTACAAGTTCATGGTGAAACATGTTGGTCTTTGGTCAGTCGCGTTTCATGGTACCTCTCCCAAATGGATTCACAGAAGTTATCTCAGTGCTCTTGCCGCCTATTATGCCAA AGAAATAGAGGCTGGTTTAATGGAGTATAAACCAGACATTATTATTAGCGTACATCCTTTGATGCAACACATCCCATTGTGGGTAATGAAAAGGCAAGGACTTCAAAAGAAAGTCATTTTCGTGACGGTTATCACTGATCTTAACACTTGCCACCGTACATG GTTCCATCATGGAGTCAGCAGATGTTACTGCCCATCCAAAGAGGTTGCAAAGAGAGCATTAGTAGACGGTCTTGGAGACTCTCAGATTCGTGTCTTTGGCTTACCTGTCCGCCCATCATTCCCTCGCACTATTATCTGCAAG GATGATCTAAGGAAAGAGCTTGAAATAGATTCGAATTTACCTGCGGTTCTGTTAATGGGAGGTGGTGAAGGAATGGGTCCGGTTCAGAAAACCGCTCAAGCCCTCGGAGATTCTTTATATGACTCTAAAGAAAGAAAACCAATAGGACAACTGATTGTCATATGCGGCCGGAACAAAACTCTTGCCTCTGCATTAGCATCCCATGAATGGAAGATTCCAATCAAG ATTCGTGGATTTGAGACACAAATGGAGAAATGGATGGGAGCTTGTGACTGCATCATCACAAAG GCCGGTCCAGGTACAATTGCAGAAGCATTGATTTGCGGCCTCCCAATTATCCTGAATGACTATATCCCCGGACAG GAAAAAGGCAATGTACCGTATGTTGTGGACAATGGGGCTGGAATTTTCACTCGAAGTCCTAAAGAAACCGCGAAAACTGTGGCTGGTTGGTTCAGCAGCAAGAAAAacgaattatataaaatgtcaGAGGATGCTCTTAAGTTGGCGCAGCCCGAGGCAGTGTTCGACATTGTTAAGGATATACATCATCTATCTCAACAGCAGCAACAACGTATTCAACTTTATAATGATTATTCCTACTGA
- the LOC106392219 gene encoding phosphopantothenoylcysteine decarboxylase subunit VHS3 — MEVAALRSMETQRQWTCSATETLLFLVGRNLACLLLAAESLLIGLIAEDQRLSVKEGYKKGRRDEENKDAGDSDDDDDDDEDNADEDDDDDDDDANDEDFSGGEGEEADPEDDPVTNGGGGSDDNDDDDDGDESDDDDDEDDEDEDEDDEEDDEDVRQPPAKKRK, encoded by the exons ATGGAAGTGGCTGCCCTCAGGTCAATGGAGACGCAGAGACAATGGACTTGTTCTGCCACTGAGACGCTTCTCTTCCTCGTTGGAAGGAATCTGGCGTGTCTGCTCCTCGCG GCAGAATCTTTGCTGATAGGGTTGATTGCTGAAGATCAGAG GCTTTCTGTGAAGGAGGGCTACAAAAAAGGACGCCGAGATGAGGAAAACAAAGATGCCGGtgactctgatgatgatgacgatgatgatgaagataacGCTGAtgaagacgatgatgatgatgatgatgatgctaaTGATGAAGATTTTTCAGGGGGTGAAGGAGAGGAAGCTGATCCGGAGGATGACCCGGTGACCAATGGTGGAGGAGGAAGcgatgataatgatgatgatgacgacggTGATgagagtgatgatgatgatgatgaggatgacgaggatgaagatgaggatgatgaggaagatgacGAAGATGTTCGCCAGCCACCTGCTAAGAAGAGAAAATGA
- the BNAC09G08450D gene encoding uncharacterized protein BNAC09G08450D, with protein MLCSRSKTVFVLFSFLLVATGISIAEKEAASVEEEWGTSVKERFMAEEKGENSSLILAANRTKRKDPTENFNIYTGGWNISNTHYWTSVAYTAAPFFVIAGVWFVIFGLSLSLICLCYCCCARQPYGYSRVAYALSLILLISFTIAAIVGCVFLYTGQGKFHASTTDTLDYVVRQANFTAENLRNVSDYLNAAKKVDVQSIVLPGDVLSSIDNIQGKINSSATTLSVQTMENQDRIQDVLDNMRLALIIIAAVMLFLAFIGFLLSIFGLQCLVYTLVILGWILVTGTFVLCGLFLLLHNVVGDTCVAMDQWVQNPKAHTALDDILPCVDNATATETLSQTKLVTYQLVEIVDNFMNTIANKNFPPQARPLYYNQSGPLMPLLCNPFNADLSDHLCKPGEVHLNNATEMWKSYTCEYITTGTCSTPGRLTPNHYTQMAAAVNVSYGLYKYGPFLADLRGCNFVRSTFTDIERDHCPGLRRYTQWIYVGLVLVSTAVMLSLVFWVVYARERRHRVYTKDYNAMHSEAPRDKGPL; from the exons ATGTTGTGTTCCAGATCTAAAACAGTGTTCGTACTTTTCTCGTTTCTTCTTGTCGCCACTGGAATATCTATTGCTg AAAAGGAAGCAGCAAGTGTTGAAGAAGAATGGGGGACAAGTGTAAAAGAAAGGTTTATGGCAGAGGAAAAAGGAGAGAACTCGTCTCTGATTTTGGCTGCAAACAGAACAAAGAGGAAAGACCCTACTGAGAATTTCAACATTTACACTGGTGGATGGAACATAAGCAATACCCATTATTGGACT TCTGTTGCTTATACAGCGGCGCCTTTCTTTGTGATAGCAGGAGTCTGGTTTGTGATCTTCGGGCTATCCTTGTCTCTCATTTGCCTTTGCTATTGCTGCTGCGCCCGTCAGCCTTACGGCTATTCCAGGGTTGCTTATGCTCTCTCCCTTATCCTCCTCATATCATTCACAATCGCTGCAAT TGTGGGATGTGTTTTCCTTTACACGGGCCAAGGGAAATTTCATGCTAGCACAACAGATACTTTGGACTATGTGGTGAGACAGGCGAATTTCACGGCGGAAAACCTCAGGAATGTGTCAGATTATCTCAATGCAGCTAAGAAGGTGGATGTGCAATCCATCGTTCTTCCAGGGGATGTTCTATCGAGCATCGACAACATACAAGGAAAGATCAACTCCTCTGCAACCACTCTTTCTGTTCAAACAATGGAGAACCAAGACAGGATTCAAGATGTCTTGGATaacat GAGACTTGCGCTCATCATCATCGCTGCTGTGATGCTTTTTCTTGCGTTCATTGGATTCT TACTCTCCATCTTTGGACTGCAGTGCCTTGTATACAC GTTAGTGATCCTTGGTTGGATTCTTGTAACCGGCACTTTCGTCTTGTGTGGTCTATTTCTGCTTCTACACAA CGTTGTTGGGGATACGTGTGTGGCCATGGACCAATGGGTGCAAAACCCGAAAGCTCACACCGCTCTAGACGATATTCTACCGTGCGTTGATAACGCAACCGCGACCGAAACACTGAGTCAGACCAAGCTTGTGACGTACCAGTTGGTCGAAATTGTTGACAATTTCATGAACACCATTGCCAACAAGAACTTCCCGCCTCAAGCCCGACCCCTTTATTACAACCAGTCGGGCCCCCTAATGCCTTTGCTCTGTAACCCCTTCAATGCTGATCTCTCTGACCACCTGTGCAAGCCCGGTGAGGTCCATCTCAACAATGCAACAGAG ATGTGGAAGAGCTACACTTGCGAATATATAACAACGGGAACATGTAGCACGCCCGGACGTCTGACCCCAAACCATTACACCCAGATGGCTGCAGCAGTTAACGTAAGCTATGGTCTGTACAAGTATGGTCCATTCCTGGCAGATCTGCGAGGGTGTAACTTCGTGAGGTCCACATTCACTGATATAGAGAGGGATCATTGCCCGGGACTGAGGAGATACACGCAGTGGATCTACGTGGGTCTTGTGCTGGTGTCTACTGCTGTAATGCTGTCTTTGGTGTTTTGGGTTGTATACGCGCGGGAGAGGAGGCACCGTGTTTACACCAAAGACTACAATGCTATGCATTCTGAAGCTCCACGGGACAAGGGCCCGCTGTGA